The DNA region TTCTGTTGTAGAAGATTCAATTAATTCGTCAGAAGGTTCAGCACTTTCCTCTGTTGATTCAACCTCAGTTGGCTCAGTAGCTTTATGACGTAATCCCTCAAATTGAGATTTAAAATAAGTAAACAAACCGTAAGCATCTGCTAAACGATGTCCCAAACCATTGGGATCTAATTCTGGTGGTACTGAAATACCTGCGTGCCAAGATTGAGCATAACGAGAATAATGAGAACGCAATTCGGGTTTGAGATACTCGGCTGTACCACCACAAAAGACTATTTCATCGGTGTCAGGAGGCAGTACTTCATCGAGCCAATGGGTTAACATCCTTACATAGTCAGAGCGAGACTGTTTGATTGCAGCAATTAATTCGTCTACTTCTCGCTCTCTAGCAGCTTCCTCTCGATTGCGTGCGATGCGGTAAAAGTAGGGACGGTTGTATCGTTCGCCTGAAATAGCGATCGCTTCTGCTAACCGAGCCACATCATAATTAGAAGTGCGCTCTTGTACGAGTTCGACCAGTCGCACCATGCCTAAGTCGGATGTTTTGCCTTTACCGACCGCACCTCTGGCAGCTACCACTAAAGAAGCATTGCGAAATCCTACCATTGCAAAGGCTGTCACCCTAGTTTTGAAAGCGGCTCCGAGTTTACTATTGTGAACGATAGAAATGCCACCTCCCTCTTGCAGAGCTTGGGTTTTATCGAGTTTGACTGAGAATCTGCCAGTTGGTGTTTCAAAGGAAGCTGCGGCTCGACTTAATAGTTCAAAGAATTGTTTGGAGTCGTTGAACTCGCCTGGGGGTAAGAAGACTGCGATCGCTATACTGAACTGATGACCTAAGTTTAATTTTTGGGATATCGCCCATAAAGCGGCTAAGGCTTTGTACAATGCACTGCTATATTTGAGACCGTTCAAACCAATATGTGCGTTGAATTGAGATGCAGCTAAGTAACCGACTGCTCGACAATCGTTGTTGATGGCAACCCAGGCGATGTTTTCGGGAGAGGTAGAGGTCAAGTTGGGCAAGGTGTAAGCATTGGCTGTATCTTGACTCACTGGCCCTACTGGGGATTCCATGATTAAGGAATTGGGTTGACCCCTATGCAACTTTTGGTAAAAGATTCTGGTGGATAAGCCACCGAAATCCATAACTGCGATTGCATCCGGTACGGCAACTTTTTTTGGTCTAGCCATAAGATATTATTTGTTTATCTGCTGTCTTGATGCTAAAAGCAGTAGCTTGGGATAAACTTCACCAGTTCTGGTATTTTTGGCTAGTTCATACAAACCCCTCCAGTTGGACCCGCATTTCTCACAAACTGATTTGAGAAGCTGATTTGGGAATGAAAAGTTGAACTTTTTGAAAAACAAGAGATATGGGAACAGTCGCCAAAGAAAAATTTAATCTAAAATCACCAAACCGTTACTAAATCGTTGGTTAACTCAGCTTAATTCAAAAA from Phormidium ambiguum IAM M-71 includes:
- a CDS encoding ParM/StbA family protein; amino-acid sequence: MARPKKVAVPDAIAVMDFGGLSTRIFYQKLHRGQPNSLIMESPVGPVSQDTANAYTLPNLTSTSPENIAWVAINNDCRAVGYLAASQFNAHIGLNGLKYSSALYKALAALWAISQKLNLGHQFSIAIAVFLPPGEFNDSKQFFELLSRAAASFETPTGRFSVKLDKTQALQEGGGISIVHNSKLGAAFKTRVTAFAMVGFRNASLVVAARGAVGKGKTSDLGMVRLVELVQERTSNYDVARLAEAIAISGERYNRPYFYRIARNREEAAREREVDELIAAIKQSRSDYVRMLTHWLDEVLPPDTDEIVFCGGTAEYLKPELRSHYSRYAQSWHAGISVPPELDPNGLGHRLADAYGLFTYFKSQFEGLRHKATEPTEVESTEESAEPSDELIESSTTELAAESSNKTTDGETPPVAVASTSVTNELDAASLLSGPYRGVVKKKESCEPCLNGKNQS